Proteins found in one Amycolatopsis umgeniensis genomic segment:
- a CDS encoding ABC transporter permease subunit, with protein sequence MVTKEAPRTTAPAVPARRSPRRRRDGRAALLYLAPGGILLLAMLVYPIYQLVLISFYDYGQPQAVGNAPLVFLGFQNYTDLLENVQFWEVLAKTLGFTAVCVVGSLALGTGVAVLATRVRTWARVPLFLAALAAWATPAMAGSYVWLFLFDADFGLVNEVLSGLGFTGMANHSWTFDTYSTFGLVAAEVIWCSFPFVMVTMYAGIKGVPEEVIEAAYLDGASTWRTTWSITLPMVRPLLTIATIQSIIWDFKIFTQIYVMTNGGGVAGRNLVLNVFAYQQAFAGQEYGLGAALGVVMTLLLLSITGLYVRSQRRSAGWV encoded by the coding sequence GTGGTCACGAAAGAAGCCCCCCGCACCACGGCTCCGGCCGTCCCGGCACGGCGTTCACCCCGCCGTCGCCGGGACGGGCGGGCCGCCCTGCTCTACCTGGCGCCCGGCGGCATCCTGCTGCTCGCGATGCTGGTGTACCCGATCTACCAGCTCGTCCTGATCTCGTTCTACGACTACGGCCAGCCGCAGGCGGTCGGCAACGCGCCGCTGGTGTTCCTGGGCTTCCAGAACTACACCGACCTGCTGGAGAACGTGCAGTTCTGGGAGGTGCTGGCCAAAACCCTCGGCTTCACCGCGGTCTGCGTCGTCGGCAGTCTCGCGCTCGGGACCGGGGTCGCCGTCCTGGCGACCCGGGTCCGCACCTGGGCGCGGGTCCCGCTGTTCCTCGCGGCGCTGGCCGCGTGGGCGACGCCGGCGATGGCGGGCTCCTACGTCTGGCTGTTCCTGTTCGACGCGGACTTCGGCCTGGTCAACGAGGTGCTCTCGGGCCTCGGGTTCACCGGGATGGCGAACCACTCGTGGACCTTCGACACGTACAGCACCTTCGGGCTGGTGGCCGCCGAGGTCATCTGGTGCTCGTTCCCGTTCGTCATGGTGACGATGTACGCGGGGATCAAGGGCGTGCCGGAGGAGGTCATCGAGGCCGCGTATCTCGACGGCGCGTCGACCTGGCGCACCACGTGGTCGATCACGCTGCCGATGGTGCGGCCGCTGCTGACCATCGCCACCATCCAGTCGATCATCTGGGACTTCAAGATCTTCACCCAGATCTACGTGATGACCAACGGCGGCGGCGTGGCCGGGCGCAACCTCGTGCTCAACGTCTTCGCCTATCAACAAGCCTTCGCCGGACAGGAATACGGTCTCGGCGCGGCGCTCGGAGTCGTGATGACCTTGCTGCTGCTGTCCATCACCGGGCTGTACGTCCGGTCGCAACGCCGGAGCGCGGGATGGGTGTGA
- a CDS encoding carbohydrate ABC transporter permease: protein MGVTARRRVRKPGRLIAEIVCVVIAGMVAFPVYWMVLSAFKPTGQIQAENPRPWTLTPTLEHFERVLSGEGFAMFFLNSVIVAVVVVALSLLLSFLSAVALTRFNFKGKTVLLVMVLVAQMVPVEALTIPLFFLMRSVGDVAPAFGTNHLGSLILVHLAFSLPFAIWMLRGFVAAVPQELEEASKIDGASRMRFTWQILFPLVAPGLVAISVLAFIHAWNDFLFAKTFIISNTENQTLPLAILVFFKPEDTDWGAVMAGSTLMTIPVLVFFILVQRRLVSVMGGAVKG from the coding sequence ATGGGTGTGACCGCAAGACGTCGAGTTCGAAAGCCCGGCAGGCTGATCGCCGAGATCGTCTGCGTGGTGATCGCGGGGATGGTCGCGTTCCCGGTGTACTGGATGGTGCTTTCGGCGTTCAAGCCCACCGGGCAGATCCAGGCGGAGAACCCCCGCCCCTGGACGCTGACGCCGACGCTCGAGCACTTCGAACGGGTGCTGAGCGGCGAGGGTTTCGCGATGTTCTTCCTGAACAGCGTGATCGTGGCCGTCGTGGTGGTGGCGCTGTCTCTGCTGCTGTCGTTCCTCTCGGCGGTGGCGCTGACCCGGTTCAACTTCAAGGGCAAAACCGTCCTGCTGGTGATGGTGCTGGTGGCTCAGATGGTTCCGGTCGAAGCGCTGACCATTCCGCTGTTCTTCCTGATGCGGTCGGTCGGCGACGTCGCGCCCGCATTCGGCACCAACCACCTCGGCTCGCTGATCCTGGTGCACCTGGCGTTCAGCCTGCCGTTCGCGATCTGGATGCTGCGCGGCTTCGTCGCCGCGGTTCCGCAGGAGCTGGAAGAGGCGTCGAAGATCGACGGGGCGAGCCGGATGCGGTTCACCTGGCAGATCCTCTTCCCGCTGGTGGCGCCCGGACTGGTCGCGATCAGCGTGCTGGCGTTCATCCACGCCTGGAACGACTTCCTGTTCGCCAAGACGTTCATCATCTCCAACACCGAGAATCAGACGCTCCCGCTGGCGATCCTCGTGTTCTTCAAACCGGAGGACACCGACTGGGGCGCGGTGATGGCGGGTTCGACCCTGATGACCATCCCGGTGCTGGTGTTCTTCATTCTCGTGCAACGACGACTCGTGTCCGTCATGGGCGGCGCGGTGAAGGGCTGA
- a CDS encoding beta-N-acetylhexosaminidase, translated as MPGFETLLPRPVSVEPLPGECPAPSEVDVRTDAGLPAEGYRLEIDPSGVTLHAADAAGEFYGRQTLRQLIGPDAFRATSIHQGPRTIPCGVVTDHPRFGWRGCLLDVARNFRTKAEVLRFVDLLAAHKLNVLNLHLTDDQGWRIEIPEFPRLTEVGGWRKSSMVGRHDGPERDGRPHGGFYSADDLREIVAYAAARAVTVVPEVDIPGHARAAIAAYPELGPETAEPWEVWTSWGISTSLLNTEKSTVDFFKKIFDHVLDIFPSEVIALGGDEVPGATEEHGWFVREIAQHLVERGRRPLGWDEVLEAGDLPPMVIGSWQSEAAGARAAAAGHDVVMCPEDHVYLDHRQSDHPDEPIPVGYLSTLESVYAYEPVPADFPEEKTILGAQAQVWAEHLDTVRRVDYVAFPRLSAFAEVAWSDPAGRDYAEFLPRLRDHHLPRLDALGVEYRPLEGPHPWQTRPGVPGRPRQR; from the coding sequence ATGCCTGGCTTCGAAACTCTGCTCCCCCGTCCCGTCTCGGTGGAACCGCTGCCGGGAGAATGTCCCGCACCGTCCGAAGTGGACGTACGCACCGACGCCGGCCTGCCCGCCGAGGGCTACCGGCTGGAGATCGACCCGTCCGGCGTGACCCTGCACGCGGCCGACGCGGCGGGCGAGTTCTACGGCCGCCAGACGCTCCGGCAGCTGATCGGGCCGGACGCGTTCCGGGCCACGTCCATCCACCAGGGACCGCGGACGATCCCGTGCGGAGTGGTGACCGATCATCCGCGCTTCGGCTGGCGCGGCTGCCTGCTCGACGTGGCGAGGAACTTCCGGACCAAGGCCGAGGTGCTGCGGTTCGTCGACCTGCTCGCCGCGCACAAGCTCAACGTGCTCAACCTGCACCTGACCGACGACCAGGGCTGGCGGATCGAGATCCCCGAGTTCCCCAGGCTGACCGAGGTCGGCGGCTGGCGGAAGTCGTCCATGGTCGGGCGGCACGACGGACCGGAGCGCGACGGACGGCCGCACGGCGGGTTCTACTCGGCCGACGATCTCCGTGAGATCGTCGCGTACGCCGCCGCGCGTGCGGTGACGGTGGTCCCGGAGGTCGACATCCCCGGGCACGCACGCGCCGCCATCGCCGCCTACCCCGAACTCGGGCCGGAAACAGCCGAGCCATGGGAGGTCTGGACGAGCTGGGGTATCAGCACGTCACTGCTGAACACGGAGAAGTCCACAGTGGACTTCTTCAAGAAGATCTTCGACCACGTGCTGGACATCTTCCCGTCCGAGGTCATCGCGCTCGGCGGCGACGAAGTGCCCGGCGCGACCGAAGAACACGGCTGGTTCGTCCGCGAGATCGCGCAGCATCTGGTCGAACGCGGACGTCGTCCGCTCGGCTGGGACGAAGTGCTCGAGGCGGGCGACCTGCCGCCGATGGTCATCGGCTCGTGGCAGAGTGAGGCGGCGGGTGCGCGTGCCGCCGCCGCCGGTCACGACGTCGTCATGTGTCCCGAGGACCACGTGTATCTGGATCACCGGCAGTCCGACCATCCCGACGAGCCGATCCCGGTCGGCTATCTGAGCACGCTGGAGAGCGTCTACGCCTACGAGCCGGTGCCCGCCGATTTCCCCGAGGAGAAGACGATTCTCGGCGCGCAGGCGCAGGTGTGGGCGGAGCATCTCGACACCGTGCGGCGGGTGGACTACGTCGCCTTCCCGCGTCTGAGCGCCTTCGCCGAGGTGGCGTGGAGCGACCCGGCGGGGCGGGACTACGCGGAGTTCCTGCCGCGTCTGCGGGACCACCACCTGCCCCGGCTGGACGCGCTGGGCGTCGAGTACCGGCCGCTGGAGGGCCCGCATCCCTGGCAGACGCGGCCGGGAGTGCCCGGACGGCCGCGACAGAGGTAA
- a CDS encoding NB-ARC domain-containing protein: MNARVVRVTARRGAAVDRKAFGARVRGLRIGAGLSLKAFGDLIHYSKAQISRVEHGVAPPTTTFAAACDRVLGTGDELAQAAAVLAVDERRARFEPPCDLPAGPRRLIGRDVEARALERHLRPVEPSRLPRVCVLYGMAGVGKTAIALWVAERLHHDYPDGCIYLDMQGYNPDSQPLGKDEALVRVLRRLGVPGELVPPSEEDRTALLRQKLAGRRVLVMLDNVSSAQQVHALRPPNGRSAVIIVSRQPLTVLDAALHQHVRALEPADAVALFTSVAELGTTTERSDPAVVRKVTEMCYRLPLAVCIVASRFRDNPARRLEDVAARLADQAARHHEFTDGLRSVTAVLEASCATLSDGQLAMLQLMAAHPGPRVDAWAAGALAGISPTAAEGLLDELIRAGMLERHSHSAYRLHDVLRDHLRRPDAELLSVPEEDSARGRLFEYFLHAAAAADSHIDEHRYRLELDLVSPSVETPLFPDGYSANMWMESEVDNFLPLIQEMALRREDKACWQFAYCLRGYFYATKQWELMTACYEQAMEAAVRTGDHRAVAIVLNNLGLASMQLGRKDEAMELYSRAQTEFSAVDDRFGEMNVGANRAWLVYERGDFNQALDLSRRAWVFYHDQAQRSNAAIALDCIARCELRLGGLVAAKANFEKVLNDYQELLFRDGDIAQLISHLAETELLLGEFDVSAAHYRTAIDRARSGKAQREEAVAYEGLGRAAAGQGRLVDADAHRAAAIALYNEVGAVADVERLRGEQVVHLQQDYEEPRGDEPRPAVAVAEPGRICVLAVNTEWVSRHGGGISTINRELCKALVAQGAEVYCSVPSASDDERRDAAAAGVHLVHPPSALGAAETALSRPPVVTPPIAPDFVIGHGRKTGEAALWLVEDHYRDAKLLHFLHVVSDRVEVDKRRLDGDPAARADERSRHEIEIAKKAHLAIGVGPALSNNLRDHLRGSGGPEVVRLDPGFDVSEDVAETPVLSDTVRVLLMGRLGHQEARIKGVDIAARALGHVLAQRGANEPEVELVLRGTEKEDSERLIHEVKSWAGTDSLRVVPRPYSPDSGALRQDLHRANVVIMPSRSEGFGLVGLEAIKLGVPTLISKRSGLGLLLSEEQSDLSVDLSNKLIPVTEEEYKDTLRWGDAIAAVLANPKPSFGMARLLRAEMAERRTWSMAADTLLKAMREVRGDNGG; encoded by the coding sequence GTGAACGCTCGAGTAGTACGCGTGACCGCGAGAAGAGGGGCAGCGGTGGATCGAAAAGCATTCGGGGCGAGAGTGCGGGGGCTGCGCATCGGGGCCGGCTTGTCCCTGAAAGCGTTCGGGGATCTGATCCACTACAGCAAGGCGCAGATAAGTCGCGTGGAGCACGGGGTGGCACCACCGACGACCACTTTCGCCGCCGCCTGTGATCGCGTCCTGGGCACCGGTGACGAGTTGGCGCAGGCGGCCGCGGTCCTGGCCGTCGACGAACGGCGTGCCCGTTTCGAACCTCCGTGTGACCTGCCGGCCGGGCCACGCAGGCTGATCGGCCGCGACGTCGAGGCGCGGGCGCTCGAGCGGCATCTCCGCCCTGTCGAGCCGAGCCGACTGCCGCGAGTTTGCGTGCTTTACGGCATGGCCGGTGTCGGCAAGACGGCGATAGCGCTATGGGTGGCCGAGCGGCTCCATCACGACTACCCGGACGGCTGCATCTACCTCGACATGCAGGGCTACAACCCGGACAGTCAGCCTTTGGGGAAGGACGAGGCACTCGTCCGTGTCCTGCGGCGGCTGGGGGTACCCGGTGAGCTGGTACCACCGAGCGAGGAGGACCGGACCGCCCTTCTCCGGCAGAAGCTCGCGGGCCGCCGAGTCCTGGTCATGCTCGACAACGTGTCGAGTGCCCAGCAGGTGCACGCCTTACGCCCGCCCAACGGCAGGTCCGCGGTGATCATCGTCAGCCGTCAGCCACTGACCGTTCTGGACGCCGCCCTGCACCAGCACGTCCGGGCCCTGGAACCAGCCGACGCGGTGGCTTTGTTCACCTCGGTCGCCGAACTGGGGACGACGACGGAGAGGAGCGATCCGGCGGTCGTCCGGAAGGTGACCGAGATGTGCTACCGGCTCCCTCTCGCCGTGTGCATCGTCGCGTCGCGTTTCCGGGACAACCCGGCCCGGCGCCTGGAGGACGTGGCCGCCCGCCTCGCCGATCAAGCGGCTCGTCACCATGAATTCACCGATGGGCTGCGAAGCGTGACCGCGGTTCTGGAGGCCTCCTGCGCCACGCTGTCCGACGGGCAACTGGCGATGCTGCAGCTCATGGCGGCGCATCCAGGCCCTCGGGTGGACGCGTGGGCTGCCGGGGCACTGGCGGGAATCTCGCCCACCGCGGCCGAAGGCCTGTTGGACGAGCTGATCAGAGCGGGGATGCTCGAACGTCATTCCCATAGCGCGTACCGCCTGCACGACGTGCTACGGGATCACCTGCGCCGTCCTGACGCCGAACTCCTGTCCGTTCCCGAGGAGGATTCGGCAAGGGGCAGGCTCTTCGAGTACTTCTTGCACGCCGCCGCGGCGGCGGATTCCCATATCGACGAGCACCGCTATCGGCTGGAGCTCGATCTGGTGTCTCCGTCGGTGGAGACACCGCTGTTCCCGGATGGCTACTCGGCGAATATGTGGATGGAGAGTGAAGTCGACAACTTCCTCCCCCTGATCCAGGAAATGGCCTTACGGCGTGAGGACAAGGCCTGCTGGCAGTTCGCCTACTGCCTTCGAGGCTACTTCTACGCCACCAAGCAGTGGGAACTGATGACGGCTTGCTATGAGCAGGCGATGGAGGCGGCGGTACGTACCGGCGATCATCGAGCGGTCGCCATCGTGCTCAACAACCTCGGTCTGGCGAGTATGCAACTCGGCCGCAAGGACGAGGCGATGGAGCTGTACTCACGCGCCCAGACGGAGTTCTCCGCCGTCGACGATCGGTTCGGAGAGATGAACGTCGGGGCCAACCGGGCCTGGCTCGTTTACGAGAGAGGTGACTTCAACCAGGCACTGGACCTGTCGCGACGCGCCTGGGTCTTTTACCACGATCAGGCGCAGCGATCGAACGCGGCGATCGCGCTCGATTGCATCGCGCGGTGCGAGCTTCGGCTAGGTGGGCTGGTCGCCGCGAAGGCGAACTTCGAGAAGGTGTTGAACGACTACCAGGAACTTCTCTTTCGCGACGGTGATATCGCGCAGCTCATCTCTCACCTCGCTGAAACGGAATTGCTCTTGGGCGAGTTCGATGTGTCGGCGGCTCATTACCGGACCGCGATCGACCGTGCTCGATCGGGTAAAGCGCAGCGAGAAGAGGCTGTGGCCTACGAGGGCCTCGGCCGGGCGGCGGCCGGGCAAGGCCGACTGGTCGACGCCGACGCGCATCGCGCGGCGGCGATCGCCCTGTACAACGAAGTCGGGGCGGTCGCGGACGTCGAGCGGCTCCGCGGCGAGCAGGTGGTTCACCTACAGCAGGACTACGAGGAGCCGAGAGGGGACGAGCCCCGGCCCGCGGTGGCCGTCGCCGAACCTGGGCGGATTTGTGTGCTGGCTGTCAACACGGAGTGGGTCTCGCGGCACGGCGGCGGCATCAGCACCATCAACCGTGAGCTCTGCAAAGCACTCGTGGCCCAAGGTGCGGAAGTCTACTGTTCGGTCCCGAGCGCCAGTGACGATGAGCGGCGCGACGCGGCCGCGGCAGGCGTCCATCTGGTGCATCCGCCTTCCGCGTTGGGAGCGGCGGAAACCGCGTTGTCCCGGCCACCGGTCGTCACTCCGCCGATCGCCCCTGATTTCGTGATCGGGCATGGCCGTAAGACCGGCGAAGCGGCCTTGTGGCTCGTCGAAGACCACTACCGGGACGCCAAACTCCTGCATTTCTTGCATGTCGTCTCCGATCGAGTCGAAGTCGACAAACGGAGGTTGGACGGCGACCCGGCCGCGCGTGCTGACGAGCGCAGCAGGCACGAGATCGAAATAGCGAAAAAGGCGCATCTGGCGATCGGGGTCGGGCCGGCGCTGAGCAACAACCTGCGGGACCATCTGCGTGGTTCCGGAGGACCGGAAGTGGTGCGCCTCGACCCGGGGTTCGACGTCTCCGAGGATGTCGCGGAAACTCCGGTGCTCAGCGACACGGTTCGCGTGCTGCTGATGGGGCGGCTGGGGCACCAAGAGGCGCGGATCAAAGGCGTCGATATCGCGGCCAGGGCTTTGGGGCATGTGCTGGCTCAGAGAGGCGCGAACGAACCTGAAGTCGAACTGGTGCTTCGCGGGACGGAGAAAGAGGACTCCGAGCGCCTGATCCACGAAGTCAAATCCTGGGCGGGCACCGATTCCCTTCGGGTGGTCCCACGACCGTACTCTCCGGACAGCGGAGCTTTGCGACAGGACTTGCACCGTGCGAACGTCGTCATCATGCCCTCCCGCTCAGAAGGGTTCGGACTGGTCGGGCTGGAGGCGATCAAGCTGGGGGTGCCGACGCTGATCAGCAAGCGAAGCGGGTTGGGCCTCCTGCTCTCCGAAGAGCAATCCGATCTGTCGGTGGATCTGTCGAACAAGCTGATCCCGGTCACGGAAGAGGAGTACAAGGACACGTTGCGCTGGGGAGACGCGATCGCGGCCGTCCTCGCCAATCCGAAGCCCTCGTTCGGGATGGCAAGGCTGCTGCGTGCGGAGATGGCGGAAAGGCGCACCTGGTCGATGGCCGCCGATACGCTGCTGAAAGCAATGCGAGAAGTTCGCGGCGACAATGGGGGATGA
- a CDS encoding DUF5005 domain-containing protein, with the protein MRRPSRILVVALLLLSAMMASSGIAPAPRPEAPAAGLNELWSRYGDQGGHWTGGDRTVSVPLPDGRTAWLFSDTFLGKVNPDHSRPPDSPIARNTLVVQRADGTLGETLHGGTAEDPEPLIGLAGSGEHYWVGDGVVEGDVLRVLYNRYRTTGPGGLDFRGTGTSLATFRLPALTPSELLVIPVGDQVAWGSELLENGGYTYVYGADQGHLRLARVPIGGLRGPWQFWSGFGWSSREEDSVRMLSGIGTAFSVTRVGGEYVLITMDTSPGFSPVMLAYTASTPTGPFGAPVVLHRAPEASDRRIVYDATAHPQLSRPGKLTVSYNVNSLDHGDNIADVRIYRPRFVEVDWPRPPRSDGPFAARSSS; encoded by the coding sequence ATGCGCCGGCCGTCGCGGATCCTCGTGGTGGCCTTGTTGCTGCTCAGCGCCATGATGGCGAGCAGCGGGATCGCGCCCGCGCCGCGGCCCGAGGCCCCCGCCGCCGGGCTGAACGAACTCTGGAGCCGTTACGGCGATCAAGGCGGACACTGGACAGGCGGGGATCGCACGGTGTCGGTCCCGCTGCCGGACGGCCGCACCGCGTGGCTGTTCTCGGACACGTTCCTCGGCAAGGTGAACCCCGATCACAGCCGCCCGCCGGACAGCCCGATCGCCCGCAACACCCTGGTCGTCCAGCGGGCCGACGGCACGCTGGGGGAGACGCTGCACGGTGGCACCGCCGAGGACCCTGAGCCGCTGATCGGGCTCGCGGGCTCCGGTGAGCACTACTGGGTCGGGGACGGCGTCGTCGAAGGCGATGTCCTTCGGGTGCTCTACAACCGGTACAGGACAACAGGACCCGGCGGACTCGACTTCCGCGGCACCGGGACCTCGCTGGCCACCTTCCGGCTGCCCGCGCTGACACCGTCAGAACTGCTGGTCATCCCGGTCGGCGACCAGGTCGCGTGGGGATCGGAACTGCTCGAAAACGGTGGCTACACCTATGTCTACGGTGCGGACCAGGGACACCTCCGGCTCGCCAGGGTGCCCATCGGGGGCCTTCGCGGGCCATGGCAGTTCTGGAGCGGCTTCGGCTGGTCGTCCCGCGAGGAGGACTCCGTCCGGATGCTGTCCGGGATCGGGACGGCGTTCTCGGTGACCCGGGTCGGTGGCGAGTACGTGCTGATCACCATGGACACCAGCCCCGGCTTCAGCCCGGTGATGCTCGCGTACACGGCGAGTACGCCGACCGGCCCGTTCGGCGCTCCTGTCGTCCTCCACCGGGCGCCGGAAGCGAGTGACCGTCGCATCGTCTACGACGCGACGGCACATCCACAGCTGAGTCGTCCGGGGAAACTCACGGTGTCGTACAACGTGAACAGCCTGGACCACGGCGACAACATCGCCGACGTGCGGATATACCGGCCACGATTCGTCGAGGTCGACTGGCCTCGACCGCCGCGGTCCGACGGTCCTTTCGCGGCCCGCTCGTCTTCTTGA
- a CDS encoding choice-of-anchor Q domain-containing protein, with protein sequence MSWKLLSVSVLAAFACTGFTTAEAASKTYYVDQVSGSDTAGGTSQQTPWKSLAKVSSTTFAPGDTVLLRRGGAWSGGLAVKGSGVTIGAYGTGARPIVKGNPEACVDLPGNDNVVRDLQIGVAADAGRCSWAGVKVSGDRNKVLSNLITGAGAGVYIAPSADHTEVTQNDLVDNNHMTVVTPGGNDDSGAFAVLVQGNDSDIGWNRISGSIAKSDDFGGLDGAAVEIFYGSRNVIHHNISEDNETFTELGTDTKDPDGVSTGNVFEYNAIFGAKTRGGIITRGAEDGNGPVLGTVFRNNSLRLSNAESEGFVCYGGCTNQMLKMTQNVVQAAYKVGYADTTFTATDHNVYFGGLRQFTAGTTDKVADPKFTSATSLVLKAGSPAIDLGTTKYDDRDVDGNPVYAGARVDAGAYEFQG encoded by the coding sequence ATGTCCTGGAAACTGCTTTCCGTGAGTGTGCTCGCCGCTTTCGCCTGCACCGGATTCACGACGGCCGAAGCCGCTTCGAAGACCTACTACGTCGACCAGGTCTCCGGCAGTGACACCGCAGGGGGCACTTCACAGCAGACCCCGTGGAAATCACTGGCGAAGGTCTCCTCGACCACGTTCGCCCCCGGTGACACCGTGTTGCTGCGGCGAGGCGGTGCCTGGAGCGGCGGTCTCGCCGTCAAGGGCTCGGGTGTCACCATCGGCGCGTACGGCACCGGCGCCCGCCCGATCGTCAAGGGCAACCCCGAAGCGTGCGTCGACCTGCCTGGCAACGACAACGTGGTGCGGGACCTGCAGATCGGCGTCGCGGCCGACGCCGGACGCTGCTCGTGGGCCGGGGTGAAGGTCTCCGGCGACCGCAACAAGGTGCTGTCGAACCTCATCACCGGGGCGGGCGCGGGCGTGTACATCGCGCCGTCGGCCGACCACACCGAGGTCACGCAGAACGACCTCGTCGACAACAACCACATGACCGTCGTGACCCCGGGTGGCAACGACGATTCCGGCGCCTTCGCCGTGCTGGTCCAGGGCAACGACTCCGACATCGGCTGGAACCGGATCAGCGGCTCGATCGCGAAGTCCGACGACTTCGGCGGCCTCGACGGCGCCGCGGTCGAGATCTTCTACGGCTCCCGCAACGTCATCCACCACAACATCTCCGAGGACAACGAGACCTTCACCGAACTCGGCACGGACACGAAGGATCCCGACGGCGTCTCGACCGGCAACGTCTTCGAGTACAACGCGATCTTCGGCGCCAAGACGCGCGGCGGGATCATCACGCGCGGCGCCGAGGACGGCAACGGGCCGGTGCTGGGAACGGTGTTCCGCAACAACTCGCTCCGGCTCTCGAACGCCGAGTCGGAGGGTTTCGTCTGCTACGGCGGCTGCACGAACCAGATGCTGAAGATGACGCAGAACGTCGTCCAGGCGGCGTACAAGGTCGGCTACGCGGACACGACCTTCACCGCGACCGACCACAACGTCTACTTCGGCGGGCTCCGGCAGTTCACGGCGGGGACGACGGACAAGGTGGCCGACCCGAAGTTCACGTCGGCGACGAGCCTCGTCCTGAAGGCGGGGAGCCCGGCGATCGATCTCGGCACCACGAAGTACGACGACCGCGACGTCGACGGGAATCCCGTGTACGCCGGTGCCCGGGTGGACGCGGGCGCCTACGAGTTCCAAGGCTAG
- a CDS encoding snapalysin family zinc-dependent metalloprotease: protein MARKFFVSASVSLALLAVPVTAGQAAAVEPAQQTAAATTVYYDASGAPSFRAAIQAGAANWNNSVSNVKLQESSSGATLRYTEGNDPRGSYAQTDGHGRGTIFIDYSQAQQYDQTRIAAHETGHALGLPDNYQGPCSELMSGGGPGPSCTNAKPNAQEVSRVNSLWANGLMAAGAMQRIYNY from the coding sequence ATGGCAAGGAAGTTCTTCGTCTCCGCGTCCGTGAGCTTGGCACTGCTCGCCGTTCCGGTGACCGCGGGTCAGGCCGCTGCGGTCGAGCCTGCTCAGCAGACCGCGGCGGCGACCACGGTCTACTACGACGCTTCGGGAGCGCCCAGCTTCCGTGCCGCCATCCAGGCGGGCGCGGCGAACTGGAACAACTCGGTGTCCAACGTGAAGCTGCAGGAGAGCTCGTCGGGGGCCACCCTGCGCTACACCGAGGGCAACGACCCCCGGGGTTCGTACGCCCAGACCGACGGCCACGGCCGCGGCACCATCTTCATCGACTACTCGCAGGCGCAGCAGTACGACCAGACGCGGATCGCCGCGCACGAGACCGGCCACGCGCTCGGCCTGCCGGACAACTACCAGGGCCCGTGCTCCGAACTGATGTCCGGTGGCGGCCCCGGCCCGTCCTGCACCAACGCGAAGCCGAACGCCCAGGAGGTCTCCCGGGTGAACTCGCTGTGGGCCAACGGCTTGATGGCAGCCGGCGCCATGCAGCGCATCTACAACTACTGA
- a CDS encoding zinc-binding dehydrogenase has translation MTSMRALRQDSANGPEDLHLITDALVPSPGPGEILVKVTAAGVNFADVMQTRGTYEGGPEAPYVAGFEAAGEVVGLGEGVTSPRLGDHVVGTGGGAFAEYMVMSAAGAVPVPEGWPDERAPGLILNWVTALAALKPLGRLASGETVLVRAAAGGVGQAAVRLAKHYGATVIGTASPGKHDLVRALGADRVLDYGVETEDVDLVLESAGGATFAASLAAAKRVTGRVVVYGVAGGEVAITNRDLNFRHQIHVIGLHLGVLIEQAPEIFADLLDELRVLIAAGVCTPGNPTVYDLADGPKALAELEARSTVGKLVLRP, from the coding sequence ATGACTTCGATGCGCGCTTTGCGACAGGACTCCGCGAACGGTCCTGAAGACCTGCATTTGATCACCGACGCCCTCGTTCCGTCGCCGGGACCAGGCGAAATCCTGGTGAAGGTCACCGCCGCCGGTGTCAACTTCGCGGACGTCATGCAGACGCGGGGCACCTACGAAGGCGGCCCGGAAGCGCCCTACGTCGCCGGCTTCGAAGCCGCTGGTGAGGTCGTCGGCCTGGGAGAGGGCGTGACCTCGCCGCGCCTCGGTGATCACGTCGTCGGGACCGGTGGCGGCGCTTTCGCCGAGTACATGGTCATGTCCGCGGCCGGTGCGGTCCCGGTTCCCGAGGGCTGGCCGGACGAGCGGGCTCCCGGGTTGATCCTGAACTGGGTCACCGCGCTCGCCGCGCTCAAACCGTTGGGGCGGCTGGCTTCCGGTGAGACCGTACTGGTGCGGGCGGCGGCGGGCGGGGTCGGCCAGGCCGCGGTCCGGCTGGCCAAGCACTACGGCGCGACCGTCATCGGCACCGCGTCGCCCGGCAAGCACGATCTGGTGCGGGCGCTGGGTGCCGACCGCGTCCTCGACTACGGCGTGGAGACGGAGGACGTCGACCTCGTGCTCGAGTCGGCAGGTGGAGCGACCTTCGCCGCGAGTCTCGCCGCCGCCAAGCGGGTCACCGGGCGGGTCGTGGTCTACGGCGTCGCCGGGGGAGAGGTCGCGATCACCAACCGGGACCTGAACTTCCGGCATCAGATCCACGTCATCGGCCTGCATCTCGGCGTCCTGATCGAGCAAGCGCCCGAGATCTTCGCGGACCTGCTGGACGAGCTCCGGGTGCTCATCGCCGCCGGTGTCTGCACACCGGGGAACCCGACGGTGTACGACCTCGCGGACGGGCCGAAGGCGCTCGCGGAACTGGAGGCGCGGTCGACGGTCGGCAAGCTCGTGCTGAGGCCGTGA